A window from Myxocyprinus asiaticus isolate MX2 ecotype Aquarium Trade chromosome 37, UBuf_Myxa_2, whole genome shotgun sequence encodes these proteins:
- the LOC127428221 gene encoding NADH-cytochrome b5 reductase 3-like, which yields MSYAMSTTVAVTAGVVLVSTAGVLGYLFFSRKRKPQITLINPSEKYKLRLVDKEIINHDTRRFRFALPSPEHVLGLPVGKHVYLSARIDDNLIVRPYTPVSSDDDKGYVDLVVKIYFKNVHPKFPEGGKMSQYLESLKIGDVIDFRGPGGLLEYKGQGQFAIQADKKAPAEIKTARTLGLIAGGTGITPMLQLIRDIMKNPSDATTCNLLFANQTEKDILLKDDLEEIQARHPDRFKLWFTVDRAPADWEYSQGFINAEMIQEHLPPPSDDCMILMCGPPPMIQFACNPNLDELDYQQSQRFAY from the exons ATGAGTTACGCTATG TCCACTACAGTAGCTGTGACAGCTGGAGTGGTGCTGGTCTCAACAGCAGGTGTGCTGGGTTATCTTTTCTTTAGCAGGAAAAGGAAACCACAGATTACCCTGATCAATCCCTCTGAAAAATACAAATTGAGACTTGTAGACAAAGAG ATTATAAACCATGATACCCGGAGATTTCGGTTTGCCCTGCCAAGCCCCGAGCATGTCTTGGGGTTACCAGTTG GCAAGCATGTTTATCTCTCCGCCAGGATTGATGACAATTTGATTGTGCGTCCCTACACACCAGTTTCCAGCGACGATGACAAAGGATATGTTGACCTAGTTGTTAAG ATTTATTTCAAGAATGTGCACCCAAAGTTTCCTGAAGGAGGAAAGATGTCCCAGTACCTGGAGAGTTTGAAGATTGGAGACGTGATCGACTTCAGAGGACCAGGAGGTTTGCTGGAGTACAAGGGACAAG GTCAGTTTGCCATACAGGCTGATAAAAAGGCCCCTGCTGAGATCAAGACTGCCAGAACATTAGGTCTTATAGCTGGAGGAACAG GCATCACTCCTATGTTGCAACTGATCCGGGATataatgaagaacccaagtgatGCAACTACTTGCAACCTGTTATTTGCCAACCAG ACTGAGAAGGACATTCTGCTGAAGGATGATCTGGAGGAGATTCAGGCAAGGCATCCGGATCGCTTCAAACTCTGGTTCACCGTGGACAGAGCACCTGCAG ACTGGGAATACAGCCAGGGCTTCATCAATGCTGAGATGATTCAGGAGCATCTGCCACCACCCAGTGATGACTGTATGATCCTCATGTGCGGCCCACCTCCCATGATCCAGTTTGCCTGTAATCCCAACCTGGACGAACTGGATTACCAGCAGAGCCAACGCTTTGCCTATTAG
- the LOC127428219 gene encoding adiponectin receptor protein 1-like — translation MSGQIRSASHADCRVTEECQVPADVELMELGPLLEEDGTLGAADIQSEGASGLADDEDEDEEVGDVLTLPLQAHHAMEKMEEFVHKVWEGRWRVIPFHILPEWLKDNDYLLHGHRPPMPSFRACFGSIFRIHTETGNIWTHLLGLILFLCLGTLTMLRPNMYFMAPLQEKVVFGMFFLGAVLCLSFSWLFHTVYCHSEKVSRTFSKLDYSGIALLIMGSFVPWLYYSFYCSPQPRLIYLTIVCVLGIAAIVVAQWDRFSAPRHRPTRAGVFMGLGLSGIVPTMHFTIEEGFVKATTVGQMGWFYLMGAMYITGAGLYAARIPERYFPGKCDIWFHSHQIFHVLVVAAAFIHFYGVSNLQEFRYGLEGGCTDDTLL, via the exons ATGTCAGGCCAGATCAGGTCTGCCAGTCATGCGGACTGTCGGGTCACAGAGGAATGCCAGGTTCCAGCCGACGTGGAGCTGATGGAACTGGGTCCCCTGCTGGAGGAGGATGGCACCCTTGGAGCCGCAGATATCCAGTCAGAG GGAGCAAGTGGTCTTGCggatgatgaagatgaggatgAAGAGGTGGGAGATGTTCTGACCCTACCACTGCAGGCTCACCATGCAATGGAGAAGATGGAGGAGTTTGTGCACAAG GTCTGGGAGGGTCGCTGGAGAGTCATTCCCTTTCACATCCTACCAGAGTGGCTAAAAGACAATGACTACCTCCTGCATGGTCATCGGCCTCCCATGCCCTCCTTCCGTGCCTGCTTTGGGAGCATTTTTAGAATTCACACAGAGACCGGGAATATCTGGACTCATTTGTTGG GGTTAATCTTATTCTTGTGCCTGGGCACACTTACCATGCTGAGGCCCAATATGTACTTCATGGCCCCCTTGCAGGAGAAGGTGGTGTTTGGCATGTTCTTCTTGGGTGCAGTGCTGTGCCTCAGCTTCTCCTGGCTTTTCCACACCGTCTACTGCCATTCTGAGAAAGTGTCTCGCACTTTCTCCAA actagACTACTCTGGTATTGCTCTGCTGATCATGGGCTCTTTTGTGCCCTGGCTTTACTACTCCTTCTACTGCTCTCCTCAGCCACGTCTCATCTACCTCACAATCGTCTGTGTGCTGGGCATTGCAGCCATCGTCGTCGCCCAGTGGGACCGCTTCTCCGCGCCCCGCCACAGGCCCACCAGAGCAG GCGTTTTCATGGGTCTCGGACTGAGTGGGATTGTCCCCACCATGCACTTCACCATAGAGGAGGGTTTTGTCAAGGCCACTACAGTTGGACAGATGGGCTGGTTCTATTTAATGGGCGCCATGTACATCACAGGTGCTGGGCTGTATGCTGCACGGATCCCTGAGCGCTATTTCCCGGGCAAGTGTGATATTTGG TTTCACTCACACCAGATATTCCATGTGCTGGTGGTGGCAGCAGCCTTTATTCATTTCTACGGAGTCTCCAACCTGCAGGAGTTCCGCTATGGCCTTGAGGGAGGCTGCACTGATGACACTCTTCTCTGA